DNA sequence from the Pseudomonas tritici genome:
AGCAACGCTGTCGCCGCTCACTTCGACTTTCGACGCGAAGGTGCCCTGGCCGTAACCGGTCAGTGCAGCCAGCATCTGGCCGGTCTGGTTGTTGTCGCTGTCGATGGCTTGTTTACCAAGGATCACCAGCTGAGGTTGTTCCTTGTCGACAACGGCCTTGAGCAGCTTGGCCACGGCCAGGGAGGTCAGGTCTTCAGCGGACTCGACCAGGATAGCGCGGTCGGCGCCCAGTGCCAGAGCGGTACGCAGCTGCTCTTGAGCAGTGGTAGGACCGATGGAAACCACGACGATTTCAGTCGCCACGCCTTTCTCTTTCAGGCGGACGGCTTCTTCCACAGCGATTTCGCAGAAAGGGTTCATCGACATTTTGACGTTAGCA
Encoded proteins:
- a CDS encoding electron transfer flavoprotein subunit beta/FixA family protein gives rise to the protein MKVLVAVKRVVDYNVKVRVKADNSGVDLANVKMSMNPFCEIAVEEAVRLKEKGVATEIVVVSIGPTTAQEQLRTALALGADRAILVESAEDLTSLAVAKLLKAVVDKEQPQLVILGKQAIDSDNNQTGQMLAALTGYGQGTFASKVEVSGDSVAVTREIDGGAQTVSLKLPAIVTTDLRLNEPRYASLPNIMKAKKKPLEVLTPDALGVSTASTNKTVKVEAPAARSAGIKVKSVAELVEKLKNEAKVI